The region GACGCTAGTCGATCAGGGCCTTTCCGCTTTGGGCGACGCCAAGTATCCCGAGGCGCAGGAAGTGGACGAGGAAGCCGGCTACAATGGCGGCGGCGAGCAGCCATTGAGCAGAGTTAGTTGCGAGGGAGCACCTGGCAGCCATGTTGGACCCGTGGATCCATGGACCCATGTTGGACCCAACTTGTAGTGGCAAGCTGCCATGTCGGATGGACTGGAGAACGAACAGCTGCAGCAAATACCGTACAGTACAGCGTCAGAGCGTGTCCAGCGTCTTGTGTAACTACCAGAAACAAGCTTCGTCGTGGTAGAGACAACAGCCCAGCTGCTTCCGAGTCCTACGTTTCACTCTGAGCAGTAGTCCTCGCTGTGGGCGCTGACAGCCGTCCAATCGTCTAGCCAAACCTGGCCTGCGGTCACATCACAGTAAGTGCCAAGTAGACTCTTCTGCAGCGCAAAAGACTGGAATCCCGAACAGTTGGACGCCTGCAGCCTGATGCTCATCCTCATGCTGCAGTACGTGAGCCCTGGAGGATCCTCGGTAAAGCATCTGCATGGTGGAGTTTTCCGAGCCCGGCCAGTGTCCAAGCTCCCTCAGTTAGCCTCATCCACTGCAGCCCGCCGTCCGTCACCCAACGCTCGCAACCAAACAACCCTCGTCGCCACTTGCGTCGTGCGTCTATATCGGGCAAACTGGCTGTGAGCGCACCTCCTGGCATAGCATCATACCCCCTTCATTAGCCTACCCGGCTTCAGATCCGTGGATCCCTCCGCGGCCCCCAATTCCCACCTCTACTCCTGTGGCCGGCCCTCTCCACAGTCCCAGCGTAAGCCCTTCACAACCCCCGGTCCATTGGCACGCACTCTTGACCACACTTCGCACTACCACTGCCGAATCGCAACATGCCTTTCTGCGCTGCTCCTCTAACCAATTCCAAGTTCGCACCCGCTCTTTTTGCATCAGACGCCAATTCTCCACCCTGAATCGAACCACAAGTGTCTGGCCCGACCCAGTACAGTATAGCTTCATGTGTAATCTAGACCACCCGCACTCTCTCTGGTCTCTTGACGCCTGATGTAGGTATTGTGGGTGCGCTATCAGTCTCCCCCAGCCTTTGCCTTCTTACAAACAGAAGCCGGCGTGCCGCTTGCTCCCCTTTAGGGATCACCAGCGGCGTTTGACACTTGGTGCGTGCTCCCACCTTCGTTATAACTAACATTCCAGCCCTGACTCCACATGGTTCCCGTGGGCTTGAAAGATCGGCTTACCTGTGCATGCTCTTTAATATCCTATCCGAGAACTTGACTTTCTGCATACAAGTACCCTAGTTCCGCCATCATACCCGTTAGGCGTCACGCCTAAAACCCTACTCGCCAGCGCCCCGCGAATCTCTCCCATAACAGATCGGCACTGTTGCGAGGCCCATCACTCTTGGCTCCACTGTACCCGCTACCCACCCAACCACCATCCCTTGGCCGAACCTatttctctcttctcttcaACATCATTCACTCAGGTACGATGCAGCCATCCTACTCTCCCGTCTTATATCCCTGGCACCCTCCAACTAAGTGCCCTACCAGTCTCTCTGGCTCTTCTCCCACATATCCTCCCTCAAACGAGGACATGGCCGAAGTCCAGCCAGCCTCTTCAGCCGGCCCCGGCGACAGTTCACCAACTGCGATTTCAGGGTCAGCTAGCAATGCAaagatgaggaagaggacCAAGACTGGTTGTCTCACCTGCCGCAAACGCCGCATAAAGTGTGGTGAAGAGAGGCCTACCTGTGCAAACTGCATCAAGTCCAAACGCCAATGCGAGGGCTACAATCAGCGAGTCATCTTCAAACCTCCTATTGGGGACTGGCCAAATCACCCCGGCGTCGTCAGCACGATACAATATCATACTTCGATGCTGCCTGGAACACGCAATCAATCTTATCGAGGCCCTGAACCGAGTGCACCGATGCAGGAGAACATGCTTGCTTCTATCCAGCCTCGGCCACTTAATGACTTCAACTTCTCCCAAGTCGATCCGAATGCTGGTGCAGTCTCCTCAGGAACACACCAAACGTTTGTCGGGGGGAATCCCGGCTACGCACACGAACAACCTTATCAGCAGCCACTGCAATCACCTCCTCACCACCAGCCGCTTGCTTCACCCCATAATCAGCCCCAGAGCCACACATCGCCAGCTTCGTACTTTCCTCAGCCCCCGGCCGTGCATACTAGTCCTCCAGCACAATTCAGTCAAAGCAGCAGCTATCAAGCACCCTTTCAGTATACACAGGGCCCGTCATATCCTGCAGTCTCTGTTCCCTACAACAACACGGCTGATCTGAAGCCCACGGCCTCTCAGCCATTACCCAGGCAGCCAATTTACCAGCCACCTTATCGGTCAGATAGCCTTCAGGAAGGAGAAAGCTCATATCGCGATCAACCCAGTGCATCGCCTCCGAGCAATGAATATGTCCAATATACAGAAGCAAGGCCAGGGGTGCAGCGATACAACAGCCACCCGCAAGTGCCATTGCAACAATCACTACACAGCTCAGGAAACATCAGCCAAGCCGGAAACTATAGCGTCCCTCATACTGACTACAGTCATTCAAGTTATTCTACTATTCAGATGCCCGTACATGATATCAACCAGGATGTAAAGTATATGCCACAGCCTGTCCTCGGTATGTCTCGTGTCTAGTTATATACCTCGTATACCCCAATGACTATTATTATCTTTTTCTTCGTGTCCAAGCACATGTCCATCATATCTCCGTACATATAGTGCATGTCTTGGAATTCTCCGCGGGATTCAATACCCAGTCCACTCGATTGCCGTCGAGCCGGTCGGCTTAAGCGATGAAGAAAGACAGCTAACTGTTAATGTGTATAGAACCGAGACCCACCACGTCCCAATCGCAAAAGTGCCAGCCACATTTAGATCTTAGCGGATTCGGCGGCGCGGACCACGTTAGTCCTACACAGGTGCTTGACGAAGCAGCGGTCGAATTCGAGGACGACGATTACTGGGATGTACAGTCTGACGAAGACATGTTCGATGCAGAACCTGACGACGACGAGAACGCAGTGATGGCAAGCAAGGAGTTTAATAACATCCGTCGCATACATTTAGAGAATTTTAATGAGCTGGGCATCAGACGGTACGATGCGTTTTTGTATGATGGGCTCTTGACGCACTACAGGCCCGAATATGCGGCGAACCCCTTGCGTAATCCGAAGACCGCGAGAGTCTTTGCTCACTACATCCATGTGGTAAGTCACAGATTAGTCATTTTTGCTTGACGTCGAACATGAGAGCTCGCGCAAGGCAGTAGGGCTCATGTACGGATCAGAACTTCTGTTCAACGCCCGACACGTTCCCTGGAATTTATACAGTTCGCTAATTGTACCGATAGACAGGGCCGACTATCTCGATCTTCGACCGAAACTCTAGAAATCCCACTCTTATCTTCGAGGGCGAAACACCTCCAGCTCAGCAAGGGCTATGGACACATACACTGCCTTTGAAGGCTCTCAGCCACCAGGGCCTCTTACATGCGATGCTGGCTCTTGCCAGTCTACATATTGCAAGACTACAAGGCGCCTCTATAACACCCTCGTACAAGCACTACGCATACTCTCTCAAACGCCTTGTGCGCTCCCTTGGGCATCCAAAGAAACGCCTTTCAATCCTCACATTAGCCACATCTCTACTTCTAGCGTGCTATGAAGTCTGGACGGCGGAGCATATTAAGTGGGGTACACATCTCATTGGTGCCCAACGGCTTATCGATGAGCTGGATTTCCGGTCGCTTACACGGGAGGCAAGACGGCTGCGAGCAGCGCAAACAGCCATGATGCGCCAATTTCCGTATCAGAACCCGGAAATGCTGATTGACCAAAAACATTTTAATCAAAAGCTAAAGGAGACCGTAGTCATGCCAGATGAGCGCCTTGTGAGCACTATTGTGGGTAAAAAGGTCAGCTACGACGACTTTGGTATGGTGTTTGAAGACAACGGCGCAAGGCATGACACAAGGCCCAAAATACCAGAAAAACTAGATCTTCAAACCTACGAGACCCTCCAAGATTTGTGCTGGGCATTTTCGAGGCATGATGTGTACCAGAGTATCGTAAGCGGTCATCGTCTTATGTAAGAATCTCCATCCCGTTCATCAACATCAAGGCTAACATGTAGCAGTAATCCCTACCGCAAGTGGTCCGATTGCCCTCCGCGGGCTCCTATCGGTCAGATTGATGCTGTCTACGGTACCCACGATCATATAGTGCTACTTCTAGCTCGTGTTGCAGACTTCACGGTTAGAGATAGAGAGCGCAAACTTCGACAAGCAGAAGCAGATGGCGGATGGCGACCTCGTCCTGGTATGCCTGGGTTTGCCAACATGGGACCACCGCCAACGCAGAAAGCTACCCCAGGACCTCCAGCACATGCACAAGGCCCACCACGACCTGGCTGGACAGGACAGCATCCAACGGGTCCACCTTCTCAAGGCCCAGCACCACCTGTAGCTCCAAGCTTCTATGGAATGGCCCCATCACCAGCAATGGCACCTATTCATTCCAGCTACGAAAATCCAAATTTTCAACGCTCTCCGCCAACGCCAAACACGCCTCATCCAAGATACGCTGATCTCCCCGCTGCGTATGAGCATGCGGTTTTGGAGTGGCAAAGCATAATCGATGCGCATACAAAAGTCTCAGAACTACTGGAACAGGCGGACGGCTTCGGTCCTTTACCAGAGGACATTTTGCCACCAGCTCCTGGAGGACAAGACCAAGGACTATCAGTACCCTTTGGTCCACCGATCCTGTATAGAAGCTATGACATATCTATCATCTGGATGATGATTCACCTTTCGAAGATAATACTTCTACGCTCTCACCCAGGCATGCCCGCCGCAGCGACGATGGCGGCTGGAGTATGCGCTTCGGCTGCTACACCATACGGCATGCTCATCGGTCGTATAGCCGTAGGCATGCAAATTCCCGTCACTCCAGACCTATCACCTTTCCTCGGCGCCGTACTAACAGAGTCAGCAATGCCGTTGTTCTTTGCAGGAATCACGTTCCAGGATGCAAAGCAACGCGAATGGCTGATCACGCGATTCTTGGAAATCGACAAAAGAACAGGATGGGCTTCTGCGGGTATCATTGCGAGGGGGTGTGAGACGGCATGGGAGAAGACGGCCGAGATGGGAAGAGGCCCGCCGTATACTAGGAGGACGAATCCAATCACAAAAGACGAAGATGGAAGGTACACGGATGAACAGAAAGATAGTGCAAGTCGGAGGGAAAGGAACAGGGTACAGGAGAGACAACCACGAGAACAAGAGACTCGGTTTGTGGTTAAGAGTGGTGTGACCGGTACTTGGGCTGTGAACTTGTTGGGTACAGAGGAAGATCTTCGACAGGGTATGGAGAGATTTGGGCTGTGAAGACGAAAGCAGGAACCGACGTTCGTTTGGAGTGAACAGACGATACGAGATGCGCATACAACGAAAAGCCACCAGACCACCAAGCCATGAGAGGAGAAAATCGAGACGGGGAAACCGACAGAACAACGAACAAGACCAAATGAAGGAGCACAATCAGAAACCCTACCAGGCTCGCACATACCGAAATCAATGCATGTGCCACTATTCTCCCCTCGGCTGAAGAAAAAGTAACGACAACGGAGAAGTGCGACACCGACAAAGCTGTGTTTTATTCCCAACGGAAAATCTCTTGTAAAACAAAGGTTGCATTCATGCATACGCAAGCACACGCAACCCGACCGCTCTTTCTCATCCCAACTCCCCCACCAAAAAAAGAAACAAGCCTCTCCACTCATGCAACACAACACAACGCGACGCAGGCAACAAAACATTTTCACAAGCGCATCTCTAAAGTCCAAGATATGATACCCTTTTCTTCCCATGGACTGCGGTCCAAATTTTCAAACCTTGTTTTCGGTTTTTTCTTTTGTCATGTTTTGTTATCTAGTAAAGTAGATTGGAAATCAGATAATGTTTGTTTGGTATAGTGTTGTGCAAAGTTGGGAGGAGAGGTAGTGTATTTAGTATTATATCTGTGTTTATCATCGCGGTTACTGTAATTAATTGATATATTTTTGTATAAATACGGTTGCCGTGGGCGACTGACTGTTCAAAGCTGCGAAAAGCGTTGAGGTGAATGTGCTGTGTACTAACTAGTGTACCGCCGTTTGGTTTATCAAAAAGTGTGGAATCGAGATTTGAGAAGCCGATGGAGAAGGTGGTTCTATCGGAATCCCCCTATCAGCTTCTTCTCTTTTCCGGTGCTGGCATTATGAATTTTAGAATCGAGTTCTGGTATCACATATCCAAAGACCCGAACAGGTAAGATTCATATCGAATATGGCAAAGGTCATATTGCATGTTCAAAGTTTCATTACAGAGTAAATAAGATATTTGCGTTCCCACGCGCTCGTCACAAAGCCGTCGAATTTTCTAAATGAAATAAAGAAAAAAGCATAATGCGAAGACTCGGATTATCCAGCTATGCCGCTCGCAAACAACCACAACAAAAAAACGCCCGTCTCGCCGACCTTGTCCAGCCCATCAGGGTATTGTCGTGTGTATATGTGGTATGGAAAATGCCCCCAAACGCCCAGATTACGCCCATTATGCGCGTCTTGTTTAACCTCATCCCGTCCTTTAATCCTACAGTCTTGCCGTAATTTCCATCAATGCTCTAGAAAAAGTAGTAGAGCACACTGCCGCCTGCTGTCATGAAGACACCGAACCACCACCATTGATCTGCCCTTACGGCACCGGGAGTCCTCTTGAAAAGCACCTCGTGGTTCATGGGCAGCTCGCCTCGCTTAGCCTTGGGAGCGGCGGTTTGGGTGACGAGCGGGTTGAGCGTGGTGGTGGGTAGCATGGTAGGCGGAGTCATGGCGAGGTAGAGCGGCATCATTGGGGCGCCGTCCCACTTGTAGAGCGTAATGCGGGGAATCTTGTGGTACTGGTCCGAAGCGACATACTCGTATTTCTAGCACGGTTGTTAGCAATTGTAGGAGTAGTTGGGTCCGAAGGCAAAAGGCGTACCTGGAATAGTTCACTCGCATTGTAGCGGGTGTATACGGCGTTCTTGTACTGGCACGGGTCCGAGAATAGTTGTCGGCCGTCGACCTTGATGGGCGAGAGCTTCAGGGAACCGTTTTCAAACTTCTCAAAGGTGCCATGTTGCCATTGGATTATGCCTTTTGGGCACCTTGGATCTTGCGCTGTCATGGTTGTTAGTTGTGGGTCGGCTCAACGTCGGGGAACTACGTACGGTTCGCGATGGCGCGGTAATATGCCTCCTCGAAGTGACCGTCTGCGGTGAAGGAGTAGCTGATACCGGTATGCTGGGGTTCAGTGAATTTCTCGTTAACGGGGTCGTAGAAGCCCTATGGAAGTGATTAGCCAGAATGCGCAGACAAGTTTCGGAAGCCACGATTACGTACCGGTCCGGTCATAGTCGAGTTTGCCTTGCTGTTCCACGTGCCGACGAGCTCAGCGGGAAATGCGACTGTCTGGGCTTGCGCGTGCAAGACGGCGACTCCTGAGAGGAGTAGGGCTACTATCCGTGAAACCATGACTACGGGTGGGATATGCGAGGGTAACGAGTGTGTGCGGTCGGACGGCCGTCGAGAAAAGCGAGCGTGTGGGCGTGAAAGCGTGATTGGGGTGGTGGTAGTGTTCGTGGCTGGTAGCTGGTGTTGAGGAGGAACGATGTTTGCTCATGTTGGACATGGCCGCCGCCTCCTGGCTTGGACCACTTTCAACAGGGATAAAGGCGGCTATGCGCAGATCCCCGGCCGCCGCCGATGGGCGACGGCAACATCATCACCCGTACCTGCAGCCGCTGCCTTCTCACCGTGCTTATGCTCACTGACCATCACATCGCTAAGCTGTTCGCTATCGTGGGGGGAGAGACATTGGCCTTCTGCTCCTTCACTGCAACACTGCAACACGGCGCATCTCGACTCGGGCCCAACGGTGCTATTTCTGGAACGCCGTTAGGCTTGCAATTAAAGGACTATGGCGGGGTCGCTAGCAGCTGTCAAGAGGGAATTAAGGAACAAGATTAGAGATGCACTAAAGCATCTTCCCCATGCGGCTGCTGCTTCTCAGTGTATGTCATGTTGCCCGTCTGCACATTGCTCGTCTAATGCTCTCCAGCATCCAATGCGACTGCAGCTCTGTTAGCCATGCCCGAGTACCAGGCAGCACGCAGAATAAGTGTCTATCTTTCCATGCCTGGCGGTGAGATCTCTACCACGGACATTGTGCGCAATGCGCTCGACCAGGGCAAGAAAGTCTTCATTCCCTATACCTATAATCTGGATTCACCCAAACAAGACCAGCCAAAATCCATCATGGACATGGTAGAACTACAGTCCATGGCCGACTTTGACTCTCTGCAACCAGACAAATGGGGCATTCCTACTCCTAGCCAAGATTCAATCTCATCACGTGCAAACTGCTTTGGGGGTACTGGCATCACGAACGGAGACATCGAAGCCGTGCACACAGGCCTCGACCTCATAGTTATGCCGGGCATGGCCTTTGACGCCCAGTTTGGCCGGCTGGGACACGGTAAGGGCTACTACGATTACTTCTTGAGTCGGTGTCACAAAGTGTCGCGCATGCCTTTTCGCGGTAAGAACTACTGGTATTGTGTATGTGGAGGGCTGGCTGACTGACCACGTCACAGTTGGTCTCTCGCTGACCGAGCAGTTCCTTCCGCCAACTGAGCCGGTTCCCATGTCATCCTCTGATTTTCGCCTCGATGCCATCGTGACTGGAGATGGCAAGCTCCTTCGCGCCGAGGCTTAATCTTGACTCGACTCTTCCTTTCCTTCATAATCCACTGTAGTTGACTCTAAGTGTGTGCGAGGCGTGACGGCCAAGAGCGAAGCCGAGCGCCGGTGTAGATGGGAGGCAGcctctacagctgctggATGAGAGAGATGTTGTCTCCCTTGAGGAGGATTTGGCCAACCTTGCGCCTTTCTTCCGGCGCGTCCTTCTTGGCGAGCTTTACTTCGATCGCGTCGTCGATGACGAGGTTCATGAACTCATCGAAGCCCTGTGCAGGTGTCAGTAGCCGCGGCAGAAAAAAGATAGACATGAAGCAGTCATACCCTGAGCTTTCCCTCGATGCGCATGCCCAGGTTCTCGTACAGCCAAACTGAAATGGTGGCCCGCGATTGTAGCAGCTTGAAAATGAAGTTGATAGGTGGGAGGAGGACTGCGCATGTTTAGCCTGAGTTATTGCGCACATGCGTGTTATAGCTGTCGTTCGTACCTTTACCTCCGCCGCGGCCTGGGACATGTTAGCTAGGGCATGAAGATGGGAGGATTATGAGATACTAACCGCCACGTCCAGTCATTTTTGCAGGTTAATTACGCGTCTTTTGGTATGTTGACCAAGTGTGTAGAGGTCAAGGTTGCGGCGCAATGTGGGGAGCGGCGCTGGATGAGGGTGGAACTATGGTCAAGGAACATTTCTGGGCCGTCACTAGGGCTTGGCGCTAGCGCGGGCATGTTGGTTGGTGCTGTGGACTCTGACTATGCGCCCAAACGCAACTTCCCATCTTTGAACAAACCCATCCGGCTCTTAACAACCCTTCTCGCCGCCCACACCATCGCCGCTGCCACTCCTGCCTGGACTCGCGCTTGCCGGGAATACATGCTAATTAATCAGTGAATGCGCGCACTATAACACGCCTCCCCGCCGCTTCTCTGAGCAGTATTCCGCATCCGCTCCCCCACTAGTCCCCCTCCTCTCCCCAAAGACGCTCACCATGGCCGCCAACGGACAGCAGCTGTTCGAGCCTGTGCTCGCGGCACACAGCACAATGTCGGCGCAGGTGGACCGCGCGCAAAAAGAGCAGGCACATCAATACCTGGAGCAGTTTCAGAAGTCGGTATGTGTAGGCGGGCATGGATGACTAGGCCTGCAGGAATACAGTAGGCTGACATGGTCATATAGCAAGAGGCATGGACAACGACTCTGGCCATAATTGAGTCAAACTCGGCAGACGCAGGCGCCAAGATGTTTGCTGCAACCACACTCAAGGGCAAGGTGTGTTGCTTTCACTCCAACGTGCGCCTTTTCTTTTCTAATAGCATCAGATTATATACGACCTCCACCAAGTACCCCGCGCACAGCTTCCAGAGCTCCGAGCCTCGATTATGCGGAATCTGCTAAACTTTCACGCTGGTCCCAAGCCAATTCGTGTGCAGCTGTGCCTGTGCCTGGCGAACCTGGCCATCCAGATGACCGAGTGGAAAGACGTGCTCAAAGATGTCATCAGCGCTTTTAGCTCAAACCTAGCAAACCTTCCTTGCATCCTGGACTTTCTCCATGTCCTCCCCGAGGAAGTTACGCATGGACGAAAGATCGCACTCACAGTACGTCCGAACGAGCCTCGCCCCATGATAAAACCACGGCAATCCCCCGTAGCGCCGACATATGCTAGCAGAGTTGTAGTCTAATATTTGGTGGTCAGGAACACGAGTTGACGATGAGGACGGCCGAGTTGATCGAGAGCAATGCCCAGCCAGTCCTGGATTTCCTCTTCCAATATGCCACAACTACACGTACGTCCAAGCACCCCTTAATCATGCCCGCCCCTACTGACATTCCACAGCTACCGCAGCCCAGAACCCCCAATTACTGAACTGTATCACTGCATGGATACGAGAGATCCCACTTGATGCCATCATCAATTCCCCTCTGCTCAAAATCATCATTGATGGCCTGGACCTGGAGGATGATGCCTTCGAGGCTGCAGTGAATTGTTTGAGTGCCCTCATTTCAGAGACCAGAGATGTCGACGAGACGCTCAATTCCATCATGATTCTATATCCTCAAGTCATCAACCTCCAGACCAAGCTCGCAGAAGCCGCACAAGAGGAGGACTCTACAAAGTTCAAGGGCATTGCCAGGATATTTACCGAGGCGGGCGAGTCTTGGGTCATTATGATCGCTCGCCTGCCGACCAATTTCCGCGCCCTGGTGGAAGTCATACTCAGAACAGCCGCGCTGGACAAAGAGAAGGATGCCATCTCGTACACATTCAAGTTCTGGTATGACCTGAAGCAATATCTGACCCTCGACAAGTATGCCGAAGCACGCAACCAGTGTCTGGATTTATACTCCAACCTCGTCGATATCATGATCGGACATCTTGAATTTCCCAAACCAGATTCTGGCGACGAGAAAGATTTATTCGAGGGTGATCGTGAGCAAGAGGAGAAGTTCCGCGAGTTCCGTCATCAGATGGGCGATGTGTTGAAGGACTGCTGCGAGGTTATGGGCGTCGTTGAGTGTCTCCAGAAGCCCTACGACCTTGTACAGCAATGGGTGCAGACATACGGCGCTCAAGCTGGACCGAACAATGTACCAGAGTGGCAGAAACTGGAAGCGCCACTTTTCGCCGTCAGAGCCATGGGTAGAATGGTCCCCCCAGACGAGAATATCATGCTACCTCGTCTAATTCCGCTCATCGTAACGATACCCGACCACAACAAGCTACGCTTCCAGGCTGTCATGGCCCTGGGACGGTATACCGAATGGACTGCACAACACCCCGACACTCTTCAACCACAGCTAGAATACATCATGGCAGCATTCGATCATTCGACCAAAGATGTTATCCGTGCCGCCGCACTCTCGTTCAAGTTCTTTTGCAATGATTGCGCAAGCCTCTTGGTTACCTTTGTCAACCCCTTGCAGGAATTTTACGCAAAGCATCTAGACAAGCTACCCATTAGCAGCCAAGAAGAGATTACCGAAGGTGTTGCGTCTGTAGTCGCAAAGGTACCAAACGACCAGCTTCTTGCCACACTCAAGCTGTATCTCGATCCGGTCATGGCGAATCTGATCCAGCTTGCACAACAGGCCAAGAATGATGCGGACCAGAAACTGATTGCGGACAAGATAAACCTACTCACAATATTCTTCGAAATGGTAGCACCCGAGTTACCGCCCGGTCAAGAACATCCCGCCGTCACGTATTGTCAGGAGATCTTCCCCACACTTGCAAACATGATCACCCACTTCAACTCAAGCATTCCCATTCTTGAGCGTGTATGTCGGTGCTGGCGATACATGGTCCTCTCGTACCGGACTGCGATGCGCCCACTTCTACCAGATCTCGCTACAAAACTCATTGAAGGCTTTGACAAGTCAAGACAGGGCTGCTTCCTCTGGGCGACAGCCTCGATTGTACGCGAGTTCTCCCAAGGCGTGGATAATGTCGATCCGAGCCTCGCAAACGATGTCTATCAGTTTTACGAGCAGCAAGCGAAGACTTTCCTACGTATATTGAACGACTCGCCACCAGAAGAAAATCCTGATCTCATCGAGGACTACTTCCGTCTTGCCGCAGATATGGCGCTCTACTTCCCCTCCGAGTCTATCATGTCGCCGCTCATGGACACGATTCTCCGGGCAGCCTGTAACTGCCTTACATTGCTCAAGGAAGATCCCCTCATTGCTGTGCTTCACTTTCTGCGGGACTTGCTAGGCTATGGCCGTAACTCATCGCCGTCATCCAGCTTCGACAACACGCGTCACGAAGTTCCCGAACAACTGCGAGACCGCATAAAGCAGCTTGTTCTCGGTGCTGGTGTTGACCTAGTCCAGCGTATCATGACTGGCATGATGTACAGTTTCCCCAGAGGTTGCTTCCCTGACTCATCTGGTGTGCTTCTGGATCTTTTCGAGCTCATGCCAGAACAAGTCGCGACGTGGGTTGCTACCACTGTCGCCATGTTGCCACAAGGAAGCATCACACCCCAAGAAAGTGAGCGTTTTCTTAACAATATCCGTCAACGCATCCAGACTGGCGATGTCAGGATGATTAGGACAATCCTTCAAGACTTCACAACCAGCTACCGTCGGAGAAATGTGGCTCCTCGAGATGGCCTGGGCGATTTGGAGGCTTCACGGTTCAGGTTCTCTGGCTAGAGGCTAGAGGATGAACCGCGGCTCTTGTTTCAAACCTTGATCGCGCCATGACTTGCACGTAAAAATGGTTTTACGTGAACTTCTTCGTGCGAGAGTCGTGGTTGATGGTTCGATAGCGCTCATATGGAATGAGCTCACGGGCACACAGGAGAGGGCAACAGCGTGAT is a window of Pyrenophora tritici-repentis strain M4 chromosome 2, whole genome shotgun sequence DNA encoding:
- a CDS encoding Fungal-trans-2 multi-domain protein is translated as MAEVQPASSAGPGDSSPTAISGSASNAKMRKRTKTGCLTCRKRRIKCGEERPTCANCIKSKRQCEGYNQRVIFKPPIGDWPNHPGVVSTIQYHTSMLPGTRNQSYRGPEPSAPMQENMLASIQPRPLNDFNFSQVDPNAGAVSSGTHQTFVGGNPGYAHEQPYQQPLQSPPHHQPLASPHNQPQSHTSPASYFPQPPAVHTSPPAQFSQSSSYQAPFQYTQGPSYPAVSVPYNNTADLKPTASQPLPRQPIYQPPYRSDSLQEGESSYRDQPSASPPSNEYVQYTEARPGVQRYNSHPQVPLQQSLHSSGNISQAGNYSVPHTDYSHSSYSTIQMPVHDINQDVKYMPQPVLEPRPTTSQSQKCQPHLDLSGFGGADHVSPTQVLDEAAVEFEDDDYWDVQSDEDMFDAEPDDDENAVMASKEFNNIRRIHLENFNELGIRRYDAFLYDGLLTHYRPEYAANPLRNPKTARVFAHYIHVTGPTISIFDRNSRNPTLIFEGETPPAQQGLWTHTLPLKALSHQGLLHAMLALASLHIARLQGASITPSYKHYAYSLKRLVRSLGHPKKRLSILTLATSLLLACYEVWTAEHIKWGTHLIGAQRLIDELDFRSLTREARRLRAAQTAMMRQFPYQNPEMLIDQKHFNQKLKETVVMPDERLVSTIVGKKVSYDDFGMVFEDNGARHDTRPKIPEKLDLQTYETLQDLCWAFSRHDVYQSIVSGHRLINPYRKWSDCPPRAPIGQIDAVYGTHDHIVLLLARVADFTVRDRERKLRQAEADGGWRPRPGMPGFANMGPPPTQKATPGPPAHAQGPPRPGWTGQHPTGPPSQGPAPPVAPSFYGMAPSPAMAPIHSSYENPNFQRSPPTPNTPHPRYADLPAAYEHAVLEWQSIIDAHTKVSELLEQADGFGPLPEDILPPAPGGQDQGLSVPFGPPILYRSYDISIIWMMIHLSKIILLRSHPGMPAAATMAAGVCASAATPYGMLIGRIAVGMQIPVTPDLSPFLGAVLTESAMPLFFAGITFQDAKQREWLITRFLEIDKRTGWASAGIIARGCETAWEKTAEMGRGPPYTRRTNPITKDEDGRYTDEQKDSASRRERNRVQERQPREQETRFVVKSGVTGTWAVNLLGTEEDLRQGMERFGL
- a CDS encoding Rot1 domain containing protein, with the protein product MVSRIVALLLSGVAVLHAQAQTVAFPAELVGTWNSKANSTMTGPGFYDPVNEKFTEPQHTGISYSFTADGHFEEAYYRAIANPQDPRCPKGIIQWQHGTFEKFENGSLKLSPIKVDGRQLFSDPCQYKNAVYTRYNASELFQKYEYVASDQYHKIPRITLYKWDGAPMMPLYLAMTPPTMLPTTTLNPLVTQTAAPKAKRGELPMNHEVLFKRTPGAVRADQWWWFGVFMTAGGSVLYYFF
- a CDS encoding 5-formyltetrahydrofolate cyclo-ligase, producing MAGSLAAVKRELRNKIRDALKHLPHAAAASQSSNATAALLAMPEYQAARRISVYLSMPGGEISTTDIVRNALDQGKKVFIPYTYNLDSPKQDQPKSIMDMVELQSMADFDSLQPDKWGIPTPSQDSISSRANCFGGTGITNGDIEAVHTGLDLIVMPGMAFDAQFGRLGHGKGYYDYFLSRCHKVSRMPFRVGLSLTEQFLPPTEPVPMSSSDFRLDAIVTGDGKLLRAEA
- a CDS encoding LSM1, Small nuclear ribonucleoprotein (snRNP) protein, whose product is MTGRGGRGGGKVLLPPINFIFKLLQSRATISVWLYENLGMRIEGKLRGFDEFMNLVIDDAIEVKLAKKDAPEERRKVGQILLKGDNISLIQQL
- a CDS encoding Xpo1 multi-domain protein yields the protein MAANGQQLFEPVLAAHSTMSAQVDRAQKEQAHQYLEQFQKSQEAWTTTLAIIESNSADAGAKMFAATTLKGKIIYDLHQVPRAQLPELRASIMRNLLNFHAGPKPIRVQLCLCLANLAIQMTEWKDVLKDVISAFSSNLANLPCILDFLHVLPEEVTHGRKIALTVRPNEPRPMIKPRQSPVAPTYASRVVV